One region of Erythrolamprus reginae isolate rEryReg1 chromosome 12, rEryReg1.hap1, whole genome shotgun sequence genomic DNA includes:
- the CLDN25 gene encoding putative claudin-25 — MRWHQSTAIQLSGLIASLFGWVLSCATNYLPLWKSLNLELNDFENWNMGLWQTCVTQMVLQCENYASLLALPLEIKMSRVLMVTSNGLGFLAFSLALLGSNCLKISDPRQKRHFGIAGGALFCISGLTTLVPISWVAYNTVQEFWDQTKPDVVPRWEFGDALFLGWFAAFSLLLGGCLVIGAACFTKTPRAPQRLAIHHKAEVATLPTQHPPPSLKNADLVI, encoded by the coding sequence ATGCGCTGGCACCAGAGCACCGCCATTCAGCTGAGTGGCCTGATCGCCTCCCTCTTCGGTTGGGTCTTGTCTTGCGCTACGAATTACCTGCCTCTCTGGAAGAGCCTCAACTTGGAATTAAACGACTTCGAGAACTGGAACATGGGACTTTGGCAGACCTGCGTTACCCAAATGGTCCTGCAGTGCGAAAACTACGCTTCTCTCCTGGCCCTGCCCTTGGAGATCAAAATGTCCAGGGTTCTGATGGTGACGTCCAACGGACTGGGCTTCCTGGCCTTCTCCTTGGCTCTCTTGGGGTCAAACTGCCTGAAGATAAGTGACCCGAGGCAGAAGAGACACTTTGGGATCGCGGGAGGCGCCCTCTTCTGCATTTCTGGGCTGACCACTCTTGTCCCCATCTCCTGGGTTGCCTACAACACGGTGCAGGAGTTTTGGGATCAAACCAAGCCAGACGTTGTGCCGAGGTGGGAATTTGGCGACGCTCTCTTCCTGGGCTGGTTTGCTGCCTTTTCCCTCCTGTTGGGGGGCTGCCTTGTAATCGGTGCTGCCTGCTTCACGAAGACCCCCAGGGCACCTCAGAGGCTGGCGATCCACCACAAAGCGGAGGTAGCCACACTGCCCACCCAGCATCCGCCTCCTTCCCTTAAAAATGCAGACCTTGTCATCTGA